CATTTTCAGACAAATACTTTTCAAACGCAGTCGGGTTTAGTTTCAGTCATTCGGTAATTTTTCACTGcacagtaaccatggtaacggCCGGTTGACAAGAACAGGGTAGCACAAACTCATGAGGTTCAAACAGAAAAATGGGATCCATGCAGCGTTCACTAGTCCACTGCGCTGCCCTCTACTGACcaaaaatggaaatgtattATAGGAGTCTTTggtgttatttctgttttaaaatgtttcaaaagtAGTTCTGAAACTGAGTCCCTTACTTGCAGGCTCGTTCTCGGACCATCCTACTAAACAAAACTTTGCCATGGCTCCCATGCACATGCAGCACCAGGCCTCCCCTCTCCCTCCGTACCATATGAACGGCAGTGCAAACGGCAGCATCCCAGCCCACGGTCAGGTGCTGGATTACCTGGAGAACCAGGTGAGGGGCCTGGATTTAGTGGCACCCCAAATGGGTCCACACGCAGTCCAGAACATGGCTCCATTACAACATCAGCTTCCGCTACAGCCTCAGCATCAGCTGCCGCTACAGCATCAGCCTCAGCCTCGGCGTCATTCTCCCACGGCTGTTCCGTTCACACCCGGGCCCCCGAGCATGCTGTCAGCTCTGGATGAGATGGGGGTGAGAGGTGTGGAGAGGAGGGTGATTACACTGCCGCCAATAATCCACCATGTGCCCGGCTTCTCTCGGAAGGGCCCTGGAGGTGGaagtggaggtggagggggagCTCGAGGGGACCCCAGGATGTCTAGTCAGTCCAGTGGGAGTACAAATCCCCCAGGGGCCGGAGCCTACCGCGACAGACGTGTATATAGAGACAGGGACGCCTCTCCTCCCAGGCGGGGGATCCTGCGCGAGTACAGCGACGACTCCGACTGGGACAACAGGCGAGGAAGAGCGCCGCACAGAGGCTCGAGAAACGGCAGAGGAGGCTCGGCTGCGAGGAGAGGAGGCACCGGGTCCAGCGGCGCCCGAGTGCGGCCGCGGAGTCGAGATGATCTGATGGAGGAGCTGTACAGAAGAGCGCCCCGGAGGGAGAGGAGCTATTCGCCTCCTCAGCGCCGCAAAGGCTCCTGGAGCTCCGACGAGGAGGACTACAGGAGACAGAAAGGGGGAAAAGTGAAGGATTGGGCCGAGAAGCCGCCCAGCTACTTCTCCATCGAGCCTGGACAAAGCAACAGTCGGGGGAACTACAACCCACTTTCagtaagagacacacacactgatacacactgacacacattttttaatgcttttatatAACTACGGTACTTTCACACACCATTTTTATCACCTTTTATTTAACAAGGTTGAACCCACTGAGATCAaaatctcttttccaagggtgacctggccaagaggtcagcagcacacGCCATAGTGATTTAGGAAACAGGTCCTGAACaataaactgtgacaaaaactaATAACTTAACAGTGTATAAAGTTTGCTTGACATTTAAAGTCACAGtaataaagtataaaacacAGGTGCTGTTGTACTGGTTCCTCGTTGTGTGTCTAATAAGATAGAACAAAAACGCTCCAAGTGAAATCACTTCAGGCAGTTTCTGTTACAGAAGCCTTACAGATTAACAGCCAGTGTGCAAGTTCACAGTGATGACTGAGTCGACAACAACCAGTAACAAATCTCAGGACTCAATGATGTTCAAAGACTGTAAACGTTGGGTCGAAGCACATCGCCATGGTCTTCTTAGGTTCTTAGTTTGCTATGAAATGTTATAGACGCTCATTATTCCGACAGAAGCAAATCTTATTTACTTTGCCGATCTCATGACTTCTTCTTTCCACTTGATTTACATGTTGTGCTTCTTATGAAACGctataaaacatttgtgttagCCTCAGGACCAATTGTTGATTTCCTTCGAACTTCCGAGTCCCGTCATGTGACTCGTCATGTCTCCCTCTTTTGATTTTTAATCCTAATCTCTGTCACTCTTTCTCTCGTAGGATAGAAGCTCCCGTAGCGGCACCAGTGTAGTCATCTAAagcatttccattttttttttttttttacttttttgtttgtttcctgttcctGAATATTTCCCggtgagaaagaagaaaaaaacagcaggtactTTAATTTGTGTGTTGTGAAAAACTTTGTCTcctataaataaatgaagaaaaccgGTTCAGTTGAGGCTGTGACGGGCAAATAACAtgcttgagttttttttaaatgatgattaCTGCGAGTGATTCTtgtattaaatgttatttgtgtgtgtgttttcatttcggGTGGTGGATAAGTAAATCCTGTTGTTTGTGAAGTAAACTTTCAAAAAGCTGTTAGACACTGTGAGGTTTTGTTGTTtgtacagacagatgtgatgtTTATGGTTCgtttagtttcattttttttacacacatatatatataattttgttatttttgcataATTTCTCTGTCTTATTTAAAGTGTCTATACATAGTACCATTGTTACTGTTGCCGCAGTGGAAAGTGGACACTGTACAGGAACTTTTACGGATATATCGTGGACACTTTTTGTTGTACATACTGGAGAAAAGATAATTATGTTTGACATAAATAGTGATGCACtgttgtgaagtgtgtgtgtttttaataaacatttttagaTACAGCCAATGACTCCTTCTCTTCTGTactgtgatgtatttattttaatctaatGGTTCTGACATgagcaagagagaaaaagagaacttGCATCAACTTCAACAGTCCTTAAACTCGAAACACTACTAAATTTAGGAGCCATGACACGTGTCTAAATCAATGTCCTCATCGTCTGATACATCATTGTTTGTGCTGTGTCATAATATTTAATTACTTTTAACACTTTAAGGCAAaaccagagaggagaaaacaggaaatggaaatTGTCTGAGGAGCAaggaaactagaaaatattcacgtttaagaagctgaaaacttgttttaattcttaaaaaaaacactaaaactggTGAATCGATTGACAAAATTAATTTGTAatcaaatattaacattaacaagTCAGAAAGTAGAAGTTGTTTTGTACCACATTCTACTGAGAGTTGTTCCAAACTGTTATGACATGCTCtgtccagcagggggagccACAGGCCATACATGTAAAGTACATGTACAGCTTGTTTCAGTCAGTCTCAGtgtttatgtgagtgtgtgtgtgtgtacagttcaAGACTAAGTGAAGACTAAAAGACtaaaaatgtgcagtttttttctcATGTGGGAGTAAGAAAACCAAAATTACTCCATGAAACTTGGATAATGACAAAAATAGTATTACATTTTCCTATTTATGTTACAGTTTATTTCATGAATAAAGGGTTTGAGTTGGGGTTAGCTGCACGGTAAGTTGTTAATTTTTTGGTTATTTGATATGTGTAAGCTGGGGCTTGGTGTGTTTACCGTTAAATacagggtggtggtgggggttgtgcctcctcctcctccctgcctcAGCCCCAGCACCAGCCCCAGCACCAGCCCCAGCCCAGCCCAGCCCTGCCCTGCCCCGCCGCGCTGCTGTCTGATTGGCGGCTGCGTTTCTTTGAGAGGCGGTCTGACCCGCAGCACTGACCGGGGGAAGTGAAACTGTCAATGTCACAGGTTACTGGATTAGCAACTGCTTCATCCACTGATAACACCGGCGATAGAAGGAGATAACCTCCTCCTGTATGAAAACTTAAACCAGGAGCTTCGCAGCAGCTTCTTCACATCGTTTCCAGGTACGAACACATCACCGCTGTTAGCTGCCGGCTAGCTAGCGTTAGCCCCGGTTGCTCCTTAATAAAAACGCTTATTTTAAATTAACCCGCGGATTGTCAACACAAGTTGAGCTGTGTGCATGCAGGCGCTCACCGCGGTGTTTCATTGCGGGTCATTGAACACTTCGGCTGGTGGTTTAACCTCAACAGCTCAATAATTTCTACATTATTACGGTTTTTGCTGTTTTGCATCTTCATTATAATTACACCTGTTATTTGAGGCTGTGACTCAGCTTCTTCTTAAGCTAACACCTAAAGCGGGTTGTTTTCAAACCCACCTGTGTCGTTTTATTCAACTAAAAGTGAGTTATAACGTTATTAGGTGAAGGTTTTGACTCtgaatgtgttgtgttatttggtttgtgtttgcCCACAGGCAGCATGAACTCCCTTCCAGGCAAAGCTGCGCTTTCTCTGTGCAGGCGCACGGCGTCGGCTAGCGGGCTGAGGATCTTCGCCGGGTCACCGGGTCACACTACAGGGATCCTGCCGGCGGACAGAGCCTCTTTCCAGGCTGTGCGGGTCTGCCACAACGGGAAGGGCAGCAAGGGCACCGTCAGCACTAAGAAACGAGGCTATGACATCACTAGAAACCCACAGCTCAATAAGGTAATATCTCTATCAGGGAAGGGATATACGATTTTTATCGTGCATCGCCGTTAGGGCGGTTAATTGGCCGATTGTTTGATCGGTGATTACCAAACCTGGAATATGAATGTATTTTCTCCactaaccaaaatgattcagttttaataatttctttgttgacgattaatttagtaattggtTGATGATCGAATAATTGCAATTATTGTGAATTACCATTGTCAGGAAAAGTATATAGTATTTCACGTGTTTAGTTTATTAGTGCCATATAGTCATAGTGCTATAGTTTTACCTGCCAAAAGGTGGAGCCTGCATCATAATCATCACTCCTGTTGGTAACCTGTTTGAAGCTCCGCCCCCAGTACTCCTGAAGTCATGAATTTCTGTTATGttactaacatgtttttttgtaaaattacattttctaacatttttgCTAACATAAAACTGCGTTTCATCTAAGTGGTACAGCACAGATCCGCTCGTCATGACATAGCTTGGAACAGTAAACCAAGATCTGGCTTGTGTTCTCACCTCGGGCTGTGTAGGCTGGGTGTTGATGGCTGCACTGGTTATGGAAATAGTATGACATCATACCTCAGTGTGGCTCGCCAATAAAttagacaaagaagaagaggaatgcAGCACAGTAAACACTGCCGCATGCTTACAATAATCAgtgtacattttgtgttttcctcattCCATCCCTGGCTCTACCCTTTAGTTGCTGGATCACTGTTCCCCCACAGAAAGGTTCAAAATAGTGGGATGTCACAGACAGTCACTTGGTGGGAACAGGGCTTTTCtaacataaatgtatttgttttttaatcatgtagTCAAAAAATAGGTcaagcatacagtatatttaaaataaatgtgcaaatgtgtagCTTAAGGCAACTCAGAATCATATCTTGTGCTTTGGGAAACTTGTGTCTCTCCACTGCGTTCATGTGACTGTGTCTACTGGGAAAACACGAGGTCTGTCCCACATAGTCTGCACTATGATGGTTGGAGATCCTGTATGACCACAATGAAAACCGTTTTAAAAGCAAGTGCCACATTTATTCAGCACAGGAGATTCACTTGGATGTGGTAAAGCACGTATCTAAAATGAGATAACTGAGTGGCTTGAACTGACAATCTTGTGTAGATTGTCTTTTTCTGCTCCAGTAACACCGAAATATAGATTTAATGTGAATTATTACTCCACGTCATTGTCTCCAAATCACAGTAGCACTATTTTGCAATCACTGGACCTTTCTGGACAGTTAGAGACACAAAATGTTCCTCCAGTTGCACCGTCAGCACCCGAATGTCTAAAGTCATCCACCGAGTTATTCGCTTGcaagttgctgttttttttttactgcctgtTCTGTGCGGACGTGAGGACAGATATCAAAGCTTCAGCTGAGTTTATTGCTGTGATTGCAGCTGATAGGAGGTTGGACACAGTTCCTTCCTCCGCTCATGCCCAGTCAGCAGTTGTGTCCTCACTCGCAGGTCATCTTCAAGTTAGGGAAGTTATGCAGACAGAAAGTTGTCGGTGTTGGCTCACATGAAATAATTTAAGTTTTGCACATTTGGACATGCTTTGAGCtggatttttattctttttccacacctCGTGTGTGTGATGGCGTTACCTCTGTTTCATTGACccacttgttttattatttatggacAAACACACTTCCACATCTCCTCATGGTTCTGTGGAGACATAACTGTGCTAACTGTTTCCAGTCACTCAGAATCATAAAAGTGAATCTGCCTTTGTATTTGGGTGTGTATTAATATCTAGACCTGTTCTGTTGTTGTAAAATCAGTTGTTCATGATAAGGTTTGAATGTGACTAATTACAAAGGTCAAATGTATCCTCCTTTTGTCCTCTTTGTCCCCCACTGCCTTCTTTACAGCTGCTGGGTTGTTAAGTGTCACCTTAATTGTTCTTCTTAACTTGTTCTTTCTAATAGGTTTATCTTAATACTTTCTGTCTGTGCCTTTAGTGATCTGTTTTAGTTGTCTGGATTATGTTTGGATTAGTGCTCACACAGCCCTGAGTCTGgctgtgtgaaaaaaacaactaattaatgtaatgtaaaatgcatTGTGCAAACACCATTTGCTTTGAATGTTTTACGTCAAATTTGTGAGTTGTTTTTGCCTAAACTTTCAGTCaggaaccaaaaaaacaacctcaagtTCACTGACATTTCGTATGATTATCAACAATTCCAATTGATTTTATGGATATTATTGAGGAAAATAGTATTTTTGGCCAAATCACTTGGGGCAGAGCCGCTGTATGAAGTCATTATTTCTTGCTCCATAACTAACTACAAAGAAgcacataaaatgttaataaaagtCAACCCAACTGTATACTGGAAATATCAAACACACATGAGCGAGAGGGGGGTTTATGTGGAGGATgagttttaaaaatacacaaaatacacttttttacagacaaaaacataataaatactCTATATCTAAATCCTGTATGgattataaaacattaaactAAAGCGagatatactatgactttgaaCAGGATGTAAAACAACTACAAATAACTACAAAAAGATGCAAAATAAACCAACTATCAGCATAGAGAAGATAAACAACTGaacgtttatttttaaattgtcctCCATGTGAACTCCGTCCCCTATGTTTGGTATTTACAGTATCTCTTTATGGGGTGCAGGGCTTTGCTCACAGCCGTCAGTGAATGCTGCTGCTCTTGCGACTTAAACCTGGCCAGTATCGTCAAATGCTCTTCAATGGAGAAGTGTGTACCTCGTGGGCTACCATACAATCAATTAGTTTGTACGCCGTGTATAGTGTTGGTAACCAAATATCAAACGTTGTGTCACGTTTCACACGGGAGTCTATCAGAATGAATCATTTACCAGAGTTCAGAGagtacatgaaataaaataaaacaaactgtagACCTTGTAAGGGGTAGTTTCTCTCATGTAGGTCAGTGTTTCCTCACATGTGCAGGAATACAGAGGGAAAATGGAAAGAGTGATGAagcagtggaggagggaggagaagtcGAGCTGTCTGGGGAGGGAGTTCAGGCTCCCACGCTATTGGGCAGAATAAATAGAGGAAACCTCACACTCTCCTCTGATCTCTTCACAGCTCACTCATGTTATTCTCTCCTCTACACACTGAACCTAGCATGGTACAATATGAAGATTTCACCTCATGATAATCTCGCTTCAGAAAGAATTGGGATTCAAGATATTatggcaataataataaaaatactacaAATATGTACTTTGCGTAAATTAAAAAGGGTGGAGCCTCCTCTCTGTACTCCACTGTCTTCCAGAAGACGTTAACTTTGCtacaaaaatgttgtaatgtcacGAAAAAACGTTTGTTGTGTTCCAAAAAACTCAACTTCCATTGTTTTTGGGAGCAGTTTTGATTGGATGTGTAACCCATGTAGCGTGGTACAGTAAATAATTATTATGACATTAaacttttcatattttcatatgcTGCTTATCTTCAACTCTTTAAATGACTCTAAAACACACTAAAATCACTTTAACTTACATTTTTGTAAGAGACAAACTAGTTTTTTTGCATCACAGAAACAGGATTTGTGTGTTTCTAGTGCACATCTTGGAGTGAAAAAGAAGAATAGTTATGACTATGATGTCctggaatgactggaaagatacagactcccccttgtggcatAATAAGCCATTGATATGGATTTTAAGGTAATTTTggtgaaatattaatgattttcCTTCATTCACCACAATCAACTTCATTTGAGTGCTTTTTAATCACAAGTTGCAGTAGTAGTTTTTTACATAGTTGGAACACTGAAGGACACAGAGTCATTTTGACTCCCCAGCGTTCCCATAAAAGGGCAAGTAATTTGTATTTTGGCTAAAAGTTTGGAAAAACCAATGGGTGTGGTTATGATGAGTCATGTTTCCACTTCCTCTCATGTTTAATATGTGAGTCACCGTGGTCGGTGGTGTGTAACTTGTGGAGTTAACCCAGTGTGGTTTAACTCTGCTCCTCCACTTCCACCCTGCAGGGAATGGCATTCACCCTGGAGGAGCGTTTACAACTGGGCATCCACGGTCTGCTGCCCCCTTGCTTCCTGTCCCAGGACGTGCAAGTCCTGCGTGTCATGAAGAGCTATGAAACACGCGTCAATCCTCTGGACAAGTGAGACAACagtaacacacgcacacgcactctGATGTCTCACTGTACTGCTGCTTGTGGCAGATGTTAAAGAGTtaattcagggttttttttaaagtgtgggcATAAATAAGGTTATTAACTCCACATGCGGCGTGTACCACGTTTCTGTGGACCTGCCTTGGGGCTAGACAACCTGGCTTCTACTGGGGACAGAGTTTAGCTacaacaaaaggctcacctgatTAAAAATCTATGCCCATTTTAATCTACACTGTCTTCAGAATATGTTTCCAGCCATTACCAGGTTGAAATGCATGTTTGTAAGTCTTTCtcttcccacaccaaagtccatagagaaaatgactgATTGTACATCACAGTACACAAGCTGTAAATCCACTGCTGACTCCATCAGAAATTTCAAATAAATTTATTTTACGATTTAGTTATTTGAAGTTGTGTTAATCTTTGTTTAGATTaacacaagtgacacaaactgtgcaagcgaggcagcagtagatcagcagctgctgatctactgagctaaaaatgcagattttctctatggagtttggtgtgggagagcaaGCGGTTTTCTGACTCCAGTTTCCAGACAGAACAGTGAGATAGAGTGCGAAACATACACAAAGGTGCATGTTAGTGCTTCTGAAAGTATCAGCGTGATGTATATGATTCCTCTGCTTCCATCTCAGGTACATCCTGCTGATGACTCTGCAGGACAGAAACGAGAAGCTCTTCTACCGCTTGTTGACCTCCGACGTCGAGAAGTTCATGCCCATTGTTTACACTCCGACTGTCGGGTTGGCATGTCAGCAGTACGGACTCGCCTTCAGGAGACCACGGTGGGTGAGGGTTCTCAGGGGGCAGTTAAACCTTGTTCTTCTCTTCATGTATCAATGTATGAGAAATTTCATCCTGTTTTTACAGTGGACTCTTCATAACCATCCACGACAAAGGTCACATTGCCACTATGCTTAACTCCTGGCCAGAAGAGGACATTAAGGTACGTCCCTCTGTTTGTGTGAAGTCAATAATGAATCGCTTCAAGGCTGATCTATGTGgttttctgtctgtgaaggCCATCGTGGTGACAGACGGTGAGCGTATCCTCGGTCTGGGAGACCTCGGCAGCTATGGGATGGGGATTCCGGTCGGGAAACTGGCACTCTACACAGCGTGCGGCGGCGTTCAGCCGCAGCAGTGCCTCCCCGTGCTGCTCGACGTCGGCACTGACAACCAGGTGAGTGTGTGGTGAGCTGCAGGTAGGCTGTTTTTATGAGCTGCTTCATATCGGCCTCTTATCAGTCGTCACTGATTACATATCTGGAGAGCTTAGAGGAGCGCAGATAAGACCTTAATAATCACTAACTGATAATTacaacaaaaaatgaaagtTCATTGGAAAGTTGTCGTTCAATGATTCACTGACTGAGCGTAATATTTTTGGGCCAGGCGCTGCTCGATGACCCGCTGTACATCGGCCTGAAGCACAAGAGGATCCGGGGGAAAGAGTACGATGATCTTATCGAAGAGTTCATGCAGGCAGTGACGGACAAGTGAGTGAGAATCTGAaattcccattttgaagcctccagaatcacCAATTGCCCGGTTCCATGTTGACACtttatagctgtgtgtcattcACACTGTTTTCCACTCGTATGCCGTACTTTATCAtcaattttcctctaaatgtgtcCATAATTGACATCAAACTCTATGAAAGAAGACCCAAAACCtttgattgagaccattaactcctcaggaaagtgAGAAGTTGAAGCTCCCTTCActcttccattcaaatggaccAGCAggatcgccccctggtggttattcaatattgttttaaaaagaaaagaaaatcatcgatttttaTGTACGGTCTGTGGTTAAAACACAGCATAAATGACTGGGAGACAATATAAGACAACAGActgtttaaaacaaataaaagtatcAGTTAATATAAGAAAGtgacacttttaaaaatatgtttttaaaaagggatTTAAAAGAGGGAACAGAGTG
This genomic interval from Solea solea chromosome 2, fSolSol10.1, whole genome shotgun sequence contains the following:
- the LOC131455162 gene encoding immunoglobulin-like domain-containing receptor 1 — encoded protein: MGNLILTVLVLLHLSTELLSIQVIVPETERRTTLFASVILRCDYSTSANAQDVLVTWRYKSFCKDPVLEFYSTAYQAALQLGQDPANDCPDRQRKVRTVIQKRGLNEPILGAEYRERKITIRNKADLVITEVMWWDNGVYFCTIDAAGDTAGDSDREIKLIVYHWLTVLLIILGALLLILLFGICCCQCCPQKCCCYVRCPCCPRTCCCPEKAVMQHRMIREAQKAMAPWVNGQPIYAPISSNASTHGVPILYSGSFSDHPTKQNFAMAPMHMQHQASPLPPYHMNGSANGSIPAHGQVLDYLENQVRGLDLVAPQMGPHAVQNMAPLQHQLPLQPQHQLPLQHQPQPRRHSPTAVPFTPGPPSMLSALDEMGVRGVERRVITLPPIIHHVPGFSRKGPGGGSGGGGGARGDPRMSSQSSGSTNPPGAGAYRDRRVYRDRDASPPRRGILREYSDDSDWDNRRGRAPHRGSRNGRGGSAARRGGTGSSGARVRPRSRDDLMEELYRRAPRRERSYSPPQRRKGSWSSDEEDYRRQKGGKVKDWAEKPPSYFSIEPGQSNSRGNYNPLSDRSSRSGTSVVI